The following are from one region of the Maribacter aquivivus genome:
- a CDS encoding TerC family protein: MIVWIVFIAFVLIFLALDLGVFHKDEHVIKSKEAGIWTAIFVTVAFAFSGVIYWLFSAEIIANPTGLTPNDAVLKYITGYLIELSLSVDNVFVIAVIFSSFKIPPLYQHRVLFWGILGAIVFRALMIFFGVALITKFDWIIYVFGVFLLYTAFNMLKGDDDNFDPKNSFVFKQIKKIYPVTSTMHGHDFFVKRMGLNAATPLFVALIVIELTDILFALDSIPAILAITADPFIVFTSNILAILGLRSMYFLISRMLEKFKYINYSLVVILAFVGLKMLFSHYIHLPEWVSLTVISVALVSGILASMLIKDKE; this comes from the coding sequence ATGATAGTCTGGATTGTTTTTATTGCCTTTGTACTTATATTTCTTGCATTAGATTTAGGTGTTTTTCATAAAGATGAACATGTTATTAAATCTAAAGAAGCAGGAATCTGGACTGCTATTTTTGTAACGGTTGCATTTGCCTTTAGTGGCGTCATCTATTGGTTGTTCAGTGCAGAAATTATTGCCAACCCAACAGGACTAACACCTAATGATGCCGTATTAAAATATATTACCGGTTATCTTATTGAGCTTTCACTAAGTGTAGACAACGTTTTTGTAATTGCCGTTATATTCTCATCATTTAAGATTCCGCCATTATATCAACATCGTGTATTGTTTTGGGGTATACTTGGTGCGATTGTATTTAGAGCATTAATGATATTTTTCGGAGTTGCCCTAATCACCAAATTTGATTGGATTATCTATGTGTTTGGAGTATTCCTTTTATATACAGCATTTAACATGCTAAAAGGTGATGATGATAACTTTGACCCTAAGAACTCTTTTGTATTTAAACAGATTAAAAAGATATACCCAGTAACTTCTACAATGCACGGTCATGATTTCTTTGTAAAAAGAATGGGCCTAAATGCTGCTACTCCCCTATTTGTAGCTCTAATTGTTATTGAACTTACCGATATTCTTTTCGCTTTAGATAGCATACCTGCAATTCTAGCAATTACAGCTGATCCATTTATCGTGTTTACTTCGAATATCTTAGCTATTTTAGGATTGCGTTCTATGTACTTTTTAATCTCTAGAATGCTAGAGAAGTTTAAGTATATTAATTACAGCTTGGTCGTTATTCTTGCCTTTGTGGGACTAAAGATGTTATTCTCCCATTACATACATTTACCAGAATGGGTTTCTTTAACGGTTATTTCAGTTGCATTAGTATCGGGAATTTTAGCGTCAATGTTAATTAAGGATAAAGAATAG
- a CDS encoding acyl carrier protein has product MLKEEKYQKLKDIIKIYLPEDVAVTDIKQDSHFMNNLNINSANLVDIVLDVEDAFDIRLENDDMDQMQTVNDAMAIIDAKLAEK; this is encoded by the coding sequence ATGCTTAAAGAAGAAAAATACCAAAAATTAAAAGATATTATTAAAATTTATCTTCCCGAAGACGTAGCGGTTACTGACATTAAGCAAGATAGCCACTTCATGAATAATCTAAATATCAATTCTGCAAATCTTGTAGATATTGTATTAGACGTAGAAGACGCTTTCGATATTCGCTTAGAAAATGATGACATGGATCAGATGCAAACAGTCAATGATGCCATGGCGATTATCGACGCCAAATTAGCTGAAAAGTAA
- a CDS encoding beta-ketoacyl-[acyl-carrier-protein] synthase family protein, whose product MSRRVVITGLGVCAPNGLGLTDFTNALLEGKSGLRHQPNLEKLGFGCQVAGEPLVKDNLMDKYFTPLERRGLNATGIVYGVIAGIDAWKDAGLEKNTTDEPSWDRGIIFGTGILGVDKFREAIHLIDEGNVRRLGSTSVIQTMASGISAYLGGLLGCGNQVTTNSAACTTGAEGIIMAYDRISQGKAEIMLTGSCSDSGPYVWGGFDAMRILPRGYNDNPSKASRPMSATAAGFIPGSGAGALVLESLESAQKRGAHIYVEVLGGEINSGGQLGEGSMTAPNSMAVQRCIRNAITNAGIEASNIDVINGHLTATTKDGLEIENWSKALGREHDDFPYINSFKGSVGHCLAAAGSIESVAAVLQFKEQVVFKNVNCDDIHPEISKLISESCIPRETIKHAPKIIAKASFGFGDVNACVIFKAFSKEE is encoded by the coding sequence ATGAGTAGACGCGTAGTTATAACTGGCTTAGGGGTATGTGCACCAAATGGTCTAGGTCTTACCGATTTCACAAATGCCTTGCTAGAAGGTAAAAGTGGACTTCGGCATCAACCAAATCTAGAGAAGTTAGGTTTTGGTTGTCAAGTTGCTGGCGAGCCTTTAGTCAAAGACAATCTCATGGATAAGTATTTTACTCCGTTAGAGCGCAGAGGATTAAATGCTACGGGAATTGTATACGGAGTCATTGCAGGTATAGATGCTTGGAAAGATGCCGGGTTAGAAAAGAATACGACCGATGAACCAAGCTGGGATCGCGGAATCATTTTTGGAACCGGAATTTTGGGGGTCGATAAGTTTAGGGAAGCCATTCATTTAATCGATGAAGGAAATGTACGTAGACTTGGTAGTACTTCAGTAATACAGACCATGGCAAGCGGTATAAGTGCTTATTTAGGTGGATTATTAGGTTGCGGAAATCAAGTCACAACAAATTCCGCGGCATGTACAACAGGTGCAGAAGGTATTATTATGGCATACGACCGTATTAGTCAGGGAAAGGCAGAAATTATGCTGACCGGTAGCTGTAGTGATAGTGGACCGTATGTATGGGGTGGTTTTGATGCCATGCGTATTTTACCAAGAGGCTATAATGACAATCCGTCGAAAGCAAGTAGACCTATGAGTGCCACAGCAGCCGGATTCATTCCCGGTAGTGGTGCAGGTGCGTTGGTGTTAGAGTCCTTGGAAAGCGCCCAAAAACGAGGTGCACATATTTATGTAGAAGTGCTTGGAGGTGAAATTAATAGCGGCGGACAATTAGGGGAAGGGTCCATGACCGCACCAAATAGTATGGCGGTGCAGCGTTGTATTCGTAATGCCATAACTAATGCAGGAATTGAAGCTTCAAATATTGATGTCATTAACGGACATTTAACTGCAACTACTAAAGACGGATTGGAAATAGAAAATTGGAGTAAAGCGCTGGGAAGGGAACATGATGATTTTCCGTATATCAATTCATTTAAGGGATCAGTGGGTCATTGTTTGGCGGCAGCAGGTAGTATAGAAAGTGTTGCGGCGGTATTGCAGTTTAAAGAGCAAGTAGTGTTTAAGAATGTGAACTGTGACGACATACATCCAGAGATTTCTAAATTGATTTCAGAATCTTGTATTCCGAGGGAAACAATAAAACATGCTCCAAAAATAATCGCAAAAGCAAGTTTTGGATTCGGAGATGTAAATGCTTGTGTTATATTTAAAGCGTTTTCAAAAGAAGAATAA
- a CDS encoding 3-hydroxyacyl-ACP dehydratase FabZ family protein, producing the protein MMKKSYNWILKQLPYSEPFLFVEELLNINDKGAEGKYTFSSDADFYKGHFKNDPVTPGVILTECCAQIGLVCLGIYLLGQKTELENVGIGMSSSQMEFLLPVFPGERVRVVSNLIYFRFQKLKCEVKMYNEDDKLVCKGVLAGMIGIANE; encoded by the coding sequence ATGATGAAGAAATCTTATAATTGGATATTGAAGCAACTACCGTATTCGGAGCCTTTTTTATTTGTAGAAGAGCTTCTGAATATTAATGATAAAGGTGCCGAAGGGAAATATACGTTTTCATCAGATGCAGATTTTTACAAAGGGCATTTTAAGAATGATCCTGTAACACCAGGAGTGATTTTAACGGAATGTTGCGCACAAATTGGCTTGGTCTGCCTAGGTATTTATCTATTAGGTCAAAAGACCGAACTAGAAAATGTAGGTATTGGTATGAGTAGTTCTCAAATGGAATTTCTTTTGCCTGTATTTCCTGGAGAACGGGTTAGGGTGGTTTCAAATTTGATTTATTTTCGATTTCAGAAATTAAAGTGCGAGGTTAAAATGTACAATGAAGATGATAAACTGGTCTGTAAAGGAGTTTTGGCAGGCATGATAGGTATAGCAAATGAGTAG
- a CDS encoding SDR family oxidoreductase, which yields MKNTYWAIILGGSSGLGLATAKKLASHGYHILIMHRDRRAAMDDIENGFDEIRAFGNLLIAMNVDVLNAEKRTDIISNIQQQLPAGHQIKVMVHSVAKGTLKPMYSENRPTLVDTDFRITFDAMALSLYDWTKALVTANLFADDTRIVSFTSEGNTKALPNYSAVSVAKVALEALTRSIALEFAPIGIKANCIQAGITMTKSLSMIPGFEQIKENALKRNPQNRLTTPKDVANAVYLLTMDEAKWITGTVIKVDGGESLM from the coding sequence ATGAAAAATACCTATTGGGCTATAATATTGGGAGGAAGTAGCGGACTTGGACTCGCTACGGCAAAGAAATTGGCTAGTCATGGCTACCATATTTTAATTATGCACCGAGATCGACGTGCAGCTATGGATGATATTGAAAATGGATTCGATGAAATTCGTGCCTTTGGAAATCTATTAATAGCGATGAATGTAGATGTTTTGAATGCTGAAAAACGCACAGATATCATTTCTAATATTCAGCAACAGTTACCTGCTGGTCATCAGATTAAGGTAATGGTGCATAGTGTAGCTAAAGGAACGCTTAAGCCCATGTATTCTGAAAACAGACCAACCTTGGTCGATACCGATTTTAGAATCACTTTCGATGCCATGGCGCTGAGCTTATATGATTGGACAAAAGCACTGGTTACCGCGAATTTATTTGCAGACGATACTCGTATAGTTTCTTTTACAAGTGAAGGTAATACAAAAGCATTACCAAATTATAGTGCCGTTTCGGTGGCTAAAGTAGCTTTAGAAGCACTGACCAGAAGTATTGCGTTAGAGTTTGCACCAATCGGTATAAAAGCAAACTGTATACAGGCAGGTATTACCATGACCAAGTCGTTATCTATGATTCCCGGGTTTGAACAGATTAAAGAAAATGCATTAAAGAGAAATCCACAGAACCGCTTAACCACTCCCAAAGACGTTGCAAATGCCGTGTATTTGTTAACTATGGATGAAGCAAAATGGATTACCGGAACTGTGATTAAAGTTGATGGCGGCGAAAGTTTGATGTAA
- a CDS encoding type III polyketide synthase gives MNHTRIISVTKELPPYSKDTKDIIPLVEFWLSGQEERFSRKVVKIFEGAAVDKRYSIMPPEDVFVTTSFEDKNKIYSEEAKRMGTNVLRNALQKNNWKASSIDYIITVSCTGIMIPSLDAYLINELGMRQDVVRLPVTEMGCAAGVSGLIYAHNFLKSNPGKRIALVSVESPTATFQLQDYSMANMVSAAIFGDGAACVLLSSEEDAVGPKIIGEEMYHFKDATEMMGFDLTNHGLKMILDPAVPETISNHFAEIVHPFLEKYGSNIQKVDHLIFHPGGKKIVQTVESLFGALGKNIDDTREVLRLYGNMSSATVLYVLERFLEKDIAAGEQGLILSFGPGFSAQRVLIEW, from the coding sequence ATGAATCATACAAGAATTATTAGTGTTACGAAAGAATTACCACCGTATTCAAAAGATACCAAGGATATCATTCCTCTCGTTGAATTTTGGTTAAGCGGACAAGAGGAGCGTTTCTCTAGAAAGGTCGTTAAGATTTTTGAAGGGGCTGCAGTAGATAAACGGTATTCTATCATGCCACCCGAAGATGTGTTTGTGACTACTTCTTTTGAGGATAAGAACAAGATTTATAGTGAAGAAGCCAAACGTATGGGTACTAACGTACTTAGAAACGCGCTACAAAAAAATAATTGGAAAGCTTCCTCAATAGATTATATTATTACAGTTAGCTGTACAGGTATTATGATTCCGTCTTTAGATGCTTATCTGATTAATGAATTGGGCATGCGTCAAGATGTGGTAAGGCTTCCGGTGACAGAAATGGGTTGCGCAGCAGGAGTGTCTGGGCTTATATATGCTCACAATTTCTTGAAATCAAATCCTGGTAAGCGTATAGCTTTGGTTTCTGTTGAAAGTCCCACGGCAACCTTTCAGCTTCAAGATTATTCCATGGCAAATATGGTAAGTGCTGCAATTTTTGGAGATGGTGCGGCTTGTGTTCTGCTATCGTCAGAAGAAGATGCTGTAGGACCAAAAATAATAGGGGAAGAAATGTATCACTTTAAAGATGCCACTGAGATGATGGGTTTCGATTTAACCAATCACGGATTAAAAATGATTCTTGATCCGGCTGTACCTGAAACGATATCTAATCATTTTGCTGAAATTGTACATCCGTTTTTAGAAAAGTATGGTAGTAATATTCAGAAAGTAGACCATTTAATATTTCATCCGGGAGGAAAGAAAATAGTGCAAACAGTAGAATCACTTTTTGGTGCATTAGGTAAAAATATTGATGATACCAGAGAGGTGTTACGACTTTATGGAAACATGAGTAGTGCTACTGTTTTATATGTATTAGAACGTTTTTTAGAAAAAGATATAGCAGCAGGCGAACAAGGGTTAATATTGAGTTTTGGTCCCGGTTTCTCGGCACAACGCGTATTGATAGAATGGTAG
- a CDS encoding methyltransferase domain-containing protein → MVDFTQRSSEVEIMDTFSGTTSELETILQDINRVNRLLGGYSISLDAVFELLEKKNKESYTILDMGCAEGTMLRKLALAARKKNVKLKLIGVDFNEQGLQLAKQYSSDYPEISYLNTDILKSDFSEWNIDVVMTTLTLHHFTDQGVVEFVNRFVEIAKLGVVINDLERSPIAYYLFKAFSLFFIKTEIAKKDGLLSIRRAFVKKELLHFADQVTNASHHIKWKWAFRYVWVLQKK, encoded by the coding sequence ATGGTAGATTTTACACAAAGAAGTAGTGAAGTGGAGATCATGGATACCTTTTCAGGTACTACTAGTGAGCTTGAAACGATACTACAAGATATCAATAGGGTAAATAGGTTGCTTGGGGGTTATAGTATAAGCTTAGATGCTGTTTTTGAGTTACTTGAAAAAAAAAACAAAGAATCGTATACGATTTTAGATATGGGTTGTGCTGAAGGAACCATGCTTAGAAAACTGGCATTAGCTGCAAGAAAGAAGAATGTAAAACTTAAATTGATTGGAGTTGATTTTAATGAACAAGGATTACAATTAGCAAAGCAATATTCATCTGATTACCCTGAGATTAGTTACCTGAATACAGATATTTTAAAATCTGATTTTTCTGAATGGAATATTGATGTGGTTATGACGACGTTAACCTTGCATCATTTTACAGATCAAGGAGTAGTTGAGTTTGTAAATCGCTTTGTAGAAATAGCAAAGTTAGGCGTAGTAATCAATGATTTGGAACGGAGCCCAATCGCATATTATTTGTTCAAAGCATTTAGTTTGTTTTTCATCAAAACTGAAATTGCCAAGAAAGACGGATTATTATCTATCCGTAGGGCATTTGTAAAGAAAGAATTATTGCATTTTGCTGATCAGGTTACAAATGCATCTCATCATATTAAATGGAAATGGGCTTTTAGATATGTATGGGTTTTACAGAAGAAATAA
- a CDS encoding NAD(P)/FAD-dependent oxidoreductase, giving the protein MKEHGILIIGGGLAGLTAAIHLASEGLDVAVIEMQQYPHHKVCGEYVSKEIDPYLKRLGVDLKAEGAKDISQFQISTQDGFIVETDLPLGGYGISRYALDNLLFERAKKLGVIFYFEKVIANVFTDDFFTITTKSNSYSSKIAVGAYGKRSALDKNLDRAFSKKKQSWLAVKAHYVLNDLQEDIVALHNFNGGYGGLSKTETGAVNFCYLVNYESFKEYKDIQSFNKEVVAKNPFLKQFLLNASPVFNQPMTIAQIAFDEKDNVVDHMLMCGDTAGLIHPLCGNGMAMAIHSAKIASELISKYVNESDYKRSDLEHDYKKAWSKAFSTRLWFGRKLQSVLMNKRLVSMGIKSVGKSKSILKFIISKTHGELIS; this is encoded by the coding sequence GTGAAAGAACACGGCATACTTATTATTGGAGGCGGACTAGCGGGCTTGACTGCTGCTATTCATTTGGCTTCAGAGGGATTGGATGTTGCTGTGATTGAAATGCAGCAATACCCGCATCATAAAGTATGTGGCGAGTACGTATCTAAAGAAATTGATCCGTATTTAAAACGGTTAGGAGTAGACCTAAAGGCTGAAGGAGCTAAAGATATTTCGCAATTTCAAATTAGTACACAAGATGGATTTATTGTTGAGACCGATTTGCCATTGGGCGGATACGGTATAAGTAGATATGCTCTTGATAATTTGCTTTTTGAACGAGCAAAGAAGCTAGGGGTCATTTTTTACTTTGAGAAAGTTATAGCAAATGTATTCACAGATGATTTTTTCACTATTACTACCAAGTCTAATAGCTATTCTTCTAAAATAGCTGTAGGAGCTTACGGTAAGCGATCAGCGCTAGACAAAAACTTAGACAGGGCATTTAGCAAGAAAAAGCAATCGTGGTTGGCGGTAAAGGCTCATTACGTACTTAATGATCTTCAGGAAGATATAGTTGCGCTGCACAATTTTAATGGGGGATATGGCGGACTCTCAAAAACGGAAACAGGTGCGGTGAATTTCTGTTATCTAGTTAATTATGAGAGTTTTAAAGAATATAAAGATATTCAAAGTTTCAATAAAGAAGTGGTTGCCAAAAATCCATTTTTAAAACAATTTCTATTAAATGCAAGTCCAGTTTTTAATCAGCCTATGACCATTGCCCAAATAGCCTTTGACGAGAAAGACAATGTGGTCGATCACATGCTTATGTGTGGAGATACAGCAGGTCTAATTCATCCGTTATGTGGTAATGGTATGGCAATGGCTATTCATAGTGCAAAGATTGCTTCAGAATTAATATCAAAGTATGTGAATGAATCAGATTACAAACGTAGCGACCTAGAGCACGATTATAAAAAGGCATGGTCAAAAGCCTTTAGTACCCGTTTATGGTTTGGTAGAAAATTACAGTCCGTCTTAATGAATAAAAGATTAGTTTCAATGGGAATTAAATCCGTCGGAAAGTCAAAATCAATATTGAAGTTTATTATTTCTAAAACCCATGGAGAATTAATATCGTAA
- a CDS encoding OmpA family protein, producing MKTMILRRTSYILALALVMSCSTVKNANKTQKGAVIGASGGAVIGGILGNNVGSGNNTALGAILGAAIGGAAGGYIGNRMDRQAERIEEEIPGAEVKRVGEGINVTFNEEAGVYFDTNKSNVQGTSAVTLDKLVGIFKEYPQSNILVEGHTDSAGAEEYNLNLSKQRAESVTSYLISQGIDASRFDTKWYGETQPVGDNTTSAGKAKNRRVELAIVASESLKQEAQTQTN from the coding sequence ATGAAAACAATGATATTACGTAGAACAAGTTACATTCTAGCTCTTGCCTTGGTGATGAGCTGTAGTACTGTAAAAAACGCAAATAAAACACAAAAAGGCGCGGTAATTGGTGCTTCAGGAGGCGCTGTAATCGGTGGAATTTTGGGGAATAATGTTGGTAGCGGTAATAATACGGCTCTTGGTGCTATTTTAGGTGCTGCAATAGGTGGTGCTGCCGGTGGTTATATTGGTAATAGAATGGACCGTCAAGCAGAACGTATTGAAGAAGAAATACCTGGCGCAGAAGTAAAGCGTGTTGGTGAAGGTATCAACGTAACCTTTAATGAAGAAGCTGGTGTGTATTTCGATACTAACAAATCTAACGTGCAAGGTACATCTGCAGTTACTTTAGATAAACTAGTAGGAATTTTTAAGGAATATCCTCAATCTAATATTTTAGTTGAAGGTCATACGGATAGTGCTGGTGCTGAGGAGTATAACTTGAACTTATCTAAGCAAAGAGCAGAATCTGTAACGAGCTATTTAATAAGTCAAGGGATAGATGCTAGTCGCTTTGATACAAAATGGTATGGTGAAACACAGCCAGTAGGTGACAATACAACTTCAGCTGGTAAAGCTAAGAACAGACGTGTAGAGTTAGCGATTGTTGCTAGTGAATCTTTAAAACAAGAAGCACAAACACAAACGAACTAA
- a CDS encoding lipocalin family protein gives MKKIILLFSIVLLITSCSVSKDARGKRNLLSGTWTLNDVSFEGNTGNVKAVLFNDVEDICLEGSEWFFRDNNSTGRYTIDQSTFCTGGDRYIRWSVVEREENYTSQLQFKFINEKNQDISGGAGYRLNIENLTETAMTLKSNVMVEGAPINVVYQFSKK, from the coding sequence ATGAAAAAAATAATTTTACTTTTTAGTATTGTACTTTTAATAACCTCATGTTCTGTGTCTAAAGATGCTCGAGGAAAAAGAAATCTACTAAGCGGCACATGGACTTTAAATGATGTTTCTTTTGAAGGTAATACTGGTAATGTAAAGGCAGTATTGTTTAATGATGTAGAAGATATATGTCTAGAAGGCAGCGAGTGGTTTTTCCGTGATAACAATAGTACTGGTAGATATACTATTGACCAATCAACATTTTGTACTGGTGGTGATCGTTATATTAGATGGTCTGTTGTAGAACGTGAAGAGAACTACACTAGTCAGTTACAATTCAAATTCATTAACGAAAAAAATCAAGATATTTCTGGAGGTGCTGGTTATCGTTTAAATATTGAAAACCTTACCGAAACAGCTATGACATTAAAATCTAATGTGATGGTTGAAGGTGCTCCTATAAATGTAGTTTACCAATTCAGTAAAAAATAA